The following coding sequences are from one Neurospora crassa OR74A linkage group I, whole genome shotgun sequence window:
- a CDS encoding acetate non-utilizing protein 9, protein MYALRPTLRRSAAAALTHSKNHNYGMTPGPLALLPPIYLYRRLLRAHRKYLPREMRLLGDEYVKAEFRAHRSVDNPAHLIGFLTEWQLYAQKIEGNSWVGEKLDKGKVEKMSDEQIGQLYELMQAIQKRGTEGDLEDGDGGESGQKSQ, encoded by the exons ATGTACGCCCTCCGCCCAACCCTCCGCcgctccgccgccgcagccctCACCCACTCCAAAAACCACAACTACGGCATGACGCCCGGCCCGCTGGCTCTCCTACCGCCCATCTATTTGTATAGGCGCTTGCTTCGCGCGCACAGAAAATACTTGCCAAGGGAGATGCGGCTGTTGGGGGATGAGTATGTCAAGGCCGAGTTTCGGGCGCATCGGAGTGTGGATAATCCGGCGCATTTG ATCGGCTTCCTCACAGAGTGGCAACTCTACGCCCAAAAAATCGAAGGAAACTCGTGGGTAGGCGAAAAGTTGGACAAGGGCAAGGTTGAAAAGATGAGCG ACGAGCAAATCGGTCAACTATACGAACTCATGCAAGCTATCCAAAAGCGCGGAACCGAAGGGGATCTTGAGGACGGTGACGGTGGAGAGTCCGGTCAAAAGTCGCAATGA